The following DNA comes from Capsicum annuum cultivar UCD-10X-F1 chromosome 7, UCD10Xv1.1, whole genome shotgun sequence.
TAGATGCATACAAGATGAGTCAGAACTTATCCTTCGCGCTCCTCTTCATTTTGTTCAGCCATGGGCTTGGGAGAGATTTTCCAGTTTGCAGCCTAAGCCTAGTGTTATTTACTGTGGAGAGCCAAGAGTGGCTAGATGGCATAGGGTGAAAAAAATAGAACATGTAAATCCTAGGAGTGAAATTGATTCGGTAGCAGAATGTTTTCTGTGGCGCCCTTATGCTAATGATACTGTGAAGAATTGGGACATCAACAAATTCTGCAAGGGAAAGGAGGAATATGTGGTGGCTGGACCAACTATGGGAAGAGAAATCTTGATACTTGCTCAGACTTATTCGAGCTTCTGAACTAGTTGGGATGGATTGTAAAGAACTGTACAACCCACATAGAGTATCAACGCAATTTGGACTAGATCAAGATGTGTCTGGTTGTGTAAATCATGCTTGGAGAAACTATGACAGACCAATTAAAGATGTCAACAGCTATATACCTTCCAGGCTCTTCAAGTCAGACGTTAGCAAACAATACTTAGAATGGTGGAAAGCAATAACAGTGCACCAGAGAATGCAGTTAAGCGTGTAACCAAGGGACAGCTGTCTAAAACCCATGGAAGGATAACCAGGCCATGGGGACACAAGGAAAAACTAAATGCCTCAGTGTGTTGTGAATTTGCACCGAAAAGTGATGAGGTTAGAACAGATGGCAATTATATTCAGGGTTGTGAAACGAGAGTTGTAGAATCACCATATTATGATGACGATGACGATTTAATGATTTCAGAATTTTCACGCAGGAGGCGGCTCCTAAAAGAAGGAATTACTGTACCTGGTAACCAAGAACTCCTACCTAGCACCCACAACCAATCTTCTTCAGCTTTGAATGATGGAGCTCGAACTCCCACAGAAAGGGAGGCCTTAACGGAATCAAAACCACTAAACGAAACACTTGAAACTTCTAAAGTAAAATCGGAGGAATTAGATAGAGATGAGGCATATTTATTTAACCAGGTGGTGCAATTAGAGAGCAAGGACAACAATGCTACTACATGTAAAAAGATTGCCACTGGCAACTTCCCATTTCCACCTAAGACTATTGCCACTGGTAACTTCCCATTTCCACCTAAGACTGAGTAACAATGTTTGATTTGTTACTTGGGAGTTTGGGTTCCAATTCATACTATGATCGCGAGCCCTTCCATTTTTTTTTGGGTATAACCATCTGGTATCCGGGACCGGCTAGCTCAACAATTCAGATTTGCATAGCGTAGGGATCATTATAGGGGGAAGCGCTCCTAGGACCGGGAGCTTCGAGAATTTTCTCCATTCTCGAAGCTGATACTTAAGGGGACATAAGAAGATTATGAACATCAATAGCATGAATCCTAAGAAAGTTCATTCGAATTCATCTGTCAGCGAATTTGATCACGCATAGTTTACAATATAcattcacacacacaaaaaaagaacTTATTGTTACAGCTAATAAACACATTCTTTGTTGTCATCAGGCTTGCCACCAACATGATGTTTTCCATCTCTAGCAAAAGGTGTATAAAACACCTCGAGAAACCCCATAGTATATTATAAAACACGTTAATTTATTTACATGATGTAACCTACTCCTACAATATTTTGTACTTTGTTTACACGTTAGTAATCAATCCTCTCTAGCTTGTGAAATTAtgtctaaaaaaaaaaatgtgtaaatTTAGTAAATCCTTAGTCCCtgttggttttaaaaaaaaaaaaaatcattgtcctaataaatttgaaaaaaggaaaatttattgTCTTTGTACTACTAGGAGAACGTTATTAATCTAAGTTTGGCACTATTTGAAATCTATAAATATGGGGATTCATAAAGCATGGTACACTCTCTCCTCCTCCTTGGAGAAGTAGACTTCTGGTTTAGTATTATTCGTTCATCTCACCAAATTCCTCGATCTCGATATGGGAAGAGCAAAAATCAACATGGAATTTACTCAAGATCATAAGAATAGGAAGTCAACCTGTGTGAAACGAAAGGCTAGCTTAGTCAAGAAAATCTCAAAGCTCGCGATACTTTGTGGCATCAAAGCATGCATGATCATAGATGGGGGAATCACTGATCAAGACATTTCTCAACATGATCAAATATGGCCGAATGATCCTAAACAAGTTCACGAGCTAATAAATCTCTACAAGGCCCAACCACTCCAAGGCCGGAGCAAAAGGGCTAAGACCTTGTCCAACTTCttcgaaaatcaaaagaagaaagttgAGGTCAAAGCAGAAAATTACCCTACTTGGGATTCAAGATTCGACTATTTATCTGAAAAAGAATTACGAAATCTTGCTTGCGTTCTGGAGAGAAGGATAGAGAATGCAAAAGGAAAAGCCGGATTCTTGAAGCGCACGAATATCGGAAGCTCCTCGTTACTTTCTCGTCAAGAGATATTGGACTACACTGAGCTCATGAACTACAACAACAACTTGATGAACCAAACTACCTCTTGGTGGCCTTCTATTGACTACAACTTCTTTCAAGCAAATATTCCAAGTGGTGTGAATTCAATGGGCGTGGAATGGATAATCGACCTCTTACTACCATTGATTATCAATTTGACGATGCAGAttattctatgaagattgatgcAGAAAATTGGAGGTAATAATGGAATTGGTTAAGTTCAACAATAATGGAGTACCCTTTAATATACCATGCTTCTACTGATGACATGCCTTATGAATTCCAGTAGATCATTATATCACAAACTCATTTTTGTCTGTAGGATAATGTAGCagttcctttttaaaaaaaaataaaaaaatagtttgttTAATTATAATTAGTATTCTgttatttgcatatttatgggaacttttccaagaaatttttaactttaaaaaagagATAATACATGGAAACCCCCTTAAACTTGTcaccaaaacttactttagaccctccttaacaactttcaagtgaattaatccCCTCAAACCCCCTCAAACTTGTcgtcaaaacttactttagaccttaAATTAATCGGGCAATTATAtaccccttaacaactttcaagtgaattaatttccaCCCAAATTGCTGACAtggcaaattaaaaaaaaaaagacagcaAGTGAATGGcctaaaaaacatgaaaaaaatatgggacccactttttaaattttataaattctctctctctctctctctctctctctctatatatatatatatataaataaaaaaaaaaaaaaatcttcatcacttcttcatcttcttcaaccccTCCCCCCCAAACACATTGTTATGGTCGagaatttcttcatcttcttcaacccTTTCCCCCCAAACACATTGTTATGGTCGAAAATTTCTAACTGAAGGAGtaatcttcttcacttcttcacttcttcatcttcttcaaccccTCCCCCCTCGTCCCCCCAAACACATTGTTATGGTCGAAACTTTCTAACTGAAGGAGTTAgaattgaaggttgaaataatattttaatggaggaaaaatcTTAAATTGATATCTTTATGCTTGTTAATTCTTTGGTGGTGTTAATGgcgaaaacgaaaaaaaaaatggaggggGAGGCATTTTTGTGGCATGGGTGGGGTTGGAAGGAGAGAAATAATGATGTTGATGGGAGATTTGGGACAAAAAGTACCTTTGTTGAGAAGTGCAACGAGAAGAAGAGTGATGAAGAGCTTAATAATGATTGTCATtggggaaaatattttttgggaaaagactcaaatatgtcactgaactatcagaaatgactcatttatgccatccgttaaaagttgggctcatttatgtcatcatcGTTACAAAattggctcatccatgccattaatttTAACACTCGATTTTTAGAAAACAACTTTACCACGTGGCagcatattagaggtccacgtcattttttaaattttttaaaaaaaattataaaaaaaaaaattataatttttttattttttttaaaatggttgGTTACGAAGTTTATAGATTACATATTTCTAtgcttttatttatcaaataacgAATAATAAACTTTGCATATAACTAATGTTCAtgttttttctagatttttatttttaaaaattattatatatatatatatttgatcaaTCTTCTAGgtatttatttatacatgaaCCCAAAATATTCAAACCTGAAATTCTAGTTCATCATAACCATTGCTAGTCCTTATATGCAATGATAATAAAGGACGGAACCGTATTCTTGTCATATTTTGCCAAATGAAAAAGGTGACCATATTAAAATGATCAATTCAAAACCTTAAATGGTTAATCCTTCTTAATACTTCGAAAAGTACatgatagagaaagaaaaagaatgcaaaaatgtGAACAATTTCTTCCGTTGGTGCATTCTCTTTTCCTTACTTTTCTCTCCCTCTTTGTGTGTATGCATGCAAAATGTATGAATACTCTAGTATTACAACAACAAATGTAAATAAGATTATGTTTGAATAATCACATGCTTTTTGTTTGAACCAAACCATAACAAAATGCTTTTTGTTGCTACTCGTTATCTACCTGTTTACAGTTGTAATAACCATAATATATTTGAATTGTTGCTCCAACTTTTATTTGCGATCATGCgaaattcaatttcaatattaTGAAATGGAGTTGCTCTTATTTTACATTTGTTGTTGTAATACTAGAGTAGTCAAATCTTTGTTATGATTTAATTTGAAGTGAgatttgatataatatatgattcatgcatgcatataaatgattatcaaaaaagaataaatgataaCGTACACATCCACACTCAATACTTTAATACATACATTTTGCATGCATACACACAGAGAGGGAGAGAAAAGTAAGGAAAAGAGAATGCACCAACGGAAGAAATTGTTCacatttttgcattctttttctttctctatcatATATTTTTCGAAGTGTTAAGAAGGATTAACCATTTAAGGTCTTTGAATTGATCATTTTAATATGGTCACCTTTTTCATTTGGCAAAATACGACAAGAATACGGTTCCGTCCTTTATTATCATTGCATATAAGGACTAGCAATGGTTATGATGAACTAGAATTTCAGGTTTGAATATTTTGGGttcatgtataaataaatacCTAGAAGAttgatcaaatatatatatatatatatatatatatatatagttatagttatagttatagttataattattttaaaaaataagaatccagaaaaaacatgaacattagttatatgcaaaatttattattcgttatttgataaataaaagcaTAGAAATATGTAATCTATAAACTTCGTAACCAacaccattttttaaaaaataaaaataaaaaattataaaaaaaaatttataaatttaaaaaaaaaaagattaaaaaattttaaaaatgaggtGGACCTCTAATATGCTGTCACATGGCAAAGCTATTTTCTAAAAATTGGgtgttaaaagtaatggcatggatgagccagttttgtaacgaCGATGGCATAAacgagcccaacttttaacggatggcataaatgagtcatttctgattgTCAGTGTCATATTTAAGCTTTTTCCCATATTTTCTTGGTGATGGTGTAGAACTAAAATGCTGCCTCTTCCGTAGATGAAGAGtaatttaaagagaaatatacttgtatttgtgaaaatgcaGGGGGTGGTGTagtaatttgtgaaataaaaggTGGTCCTCATCTCCGGTGACAATGGTGATGGTGGAAAAAAGTGTTGTAAATTGAGATGTTTTGAGAATTTGGGGATGTTGAAGGATTTGGTGAAATGGAGATTGGACCATCCTCCTCAGTGGTGGCGTCAATGGCGGCGACAGTGTTGATGGTAATGGTGAtcggagaagatgaagaagatgggCTATGGGTGGGGAGGGTGAACTAGCATGAGGTGGgggttattttcctttttttaaaattaaattattaaataatattttttaaaaaaattatgatgtgGCGATGACATGGCGTTGATATGGCGCTGATGTGGGCGCGAGTGCAACACACTCTCTCGT
Coding sequences within:
- the LOC107854992 gene encoding agamous-like MADS-box protein AGL82; amino-acid sequence: MGRAKINMEFTQDHKNRKSTCVKRKASLVKKISKLAILCGIKACMIIDGGITDQDISQHDQIWPNDPKQVHELINLYKAQPLQGRSKRAKTLSNFFENQKKKVEVKAENYPTWDSRFDYLSEKELRNLACVLERRIENAKGKAGFLKRTNIGSSSLLSRQEILDYTELMNYNNNLMNQTTSWWPSIDYNFFQANIPSGVNSMGVEWIIDLLLPLIINLTMQIIL